A window from Salvia miltiorrhiza cultivar Shanhuang (shh) chromosome 2, IMPLAD_Smil_shh, whole genome shotgun sequence encodes these proteins:
- the LOC131010797 gene encoding kinesin-like protein KIN-4A gives MEANSSGEDCCVKVAVHIRPLIGDERLQGCKDCVTVQPGKPQVQIGTHSFTFDHVYGSSGSPSTAMYEECVAPLVDGLFQGYNATVLAYGQTGSGKTYTMGTSLKDGVHTGLIPKAMNALFSKIEMLKHEIEFQLNVSFIEIHKEEVRDLLDPSSTHRQDVANGNTAKVTSPGKPPIQIRETSNGVITLAGSTERSVKTLKEMADCLEQGSLSRATGSTNMNNQSSRSHAIFTITVEQMRKLHPGNPNDSNLNDCMTEEYLCAKLHLVDLAGSERAKRTGSDGLRFKEGVHINKGLLALGNVISALGDDKKRKEGVHVPYRDSKLTRLLQDSLGGNSRTVMIACISPADINAEETLNTLKYANRARNIQNKPVVNRDPISNEMLKMRQQLEFLQAELCARGGGVSFDEIQVLKDRIAWLEATNEELCRELNEFRTRGGPVEQYTDNVKVGTNGAMKSEGLKRGLQSIEPCDYQMSESSDSGDIDEDTAKELEHTYLQNSMDKELSELNRQLEKKESEMKLFGGYDTTALKQHFGKKLMELEEEKRTVQLERDRLLAEVENLSANTDGHAQKMQDVHSQKLKLLESQIQDLKKKQENQVQLLKQKQKSDEAAKKLQDEIQCMKAQKVQLQNKIKQESEQFRQWKASREKELLQLRKEGRRNEYERHKLQALNQRQKMVLQRKTEEAAMATKRLKELLEARKSSARENSVTTNGNGVNGQSNEKSLQRWLEHELEVMVNVHEVRYEYEKQSEVRAALAEELAVLRQVDEFASKGVSPPRGKNGLSRASSMSPNARMSRIASLESMLSISSNSLVAMASQLSEAEERERGVVSRGRWNQLRSMGEAKGLLQIMFNHLGDARCELWEKDIEIKEMKEQMKELVGLLRQSEVRRKEMEKELKLREQSVATALSTPPYGNSLKHIADDMSGPLSPIPVPAQKQLKYTAGIANGSCTESAAFADQTRKMVPIGQLSMKKLALVGHGGKLWRWKRSHHQWLLQFKWKWQKPWKLSELIRHSDETIMRARPRPQPISDIMYRNGH, from the exons ATGGAAGCGAATTCCTCTGGTGAAGATTGCTGTGTGAAGGTGGCGGTTCATATCAGGCCTCTTATAGGAGATGAGAGGCTTCAGGGGTGCAAGGATTGTGTCACGGTACAACCTGGGAAGCCTCAG GTGCAAATTGGGACACATTCATTTACATTCGATCATGTTTATGGTAGTAGCGGCTCCCCCTCGACTGCCATGTATGAAGAGTGCGTTGCACCTCTGGTTGATGGCTTGTTTCAAGGATACAATGCTACTGTTCTTGCCTACGGACAG ACGGGGTCAGGGAAAACGTACACCATGGGTACTAGTCTCAAAGATGGAGTCCATACCGGACTCATTCCCAAAGCCATGAATGCTTTGTTCAGCAAAATTGAAATGCTGAAGCATGAAATTGAGTTCCAGTTGAACGTTTCCTTCATTGAG ATTCATAAAGAAGAAGTGAGAGACCTGCTCGATCCCAGTTCCACTCACAGACAAGATGTAGCGAATGGCAACACTGCAAAAGTGACAAGCCCCGGAAAACCTCCAATACAAATTCGTGAAACGTCGAATGGTGTAATTACACTTGCAGGATCTACAGAGCGCAGTGTGAAGACACTTAAAGAAATGGCTGATTGCTTGGAGCAAGGATCACTAAGCAGGGCAACAGGGAGTACGAACATGAACAATCAGTCGAG CCGCTCTCATGCCATATTCACCATCACAGTGGAGCAGATGCGTAAACTTCATCCTGGTAATCCTAATGACAGCAACTTAAACGACTGTATGACCGAAGAGTATCTTTGTGCGAAGCTGCATTTGGTGGATCTTGCTGGATCAGAGCGCGCGAAGAGAACAGGATCTGATGGTCTACGTTTTAAAGAAG GAGTTCACATTAACAAGGGGCTTCTTGCCCTTGGCAATGTTATAAGCGCACTTGGTGATGATAAGAAGCGAAAAGAAGGTGTTCATGTTCCGTATCGTGACAGTAAACTTACTCGACTATTGCAG GATTCTCTCGGTGGAAACAGCAGAACAGTAATGATAG CATGCATTAGTCCTGCTGACATAAATGCTGAAGAAACGCTGAACACTCTGAAATATGCCAATCGCGCTCGAAATATCCAGAACAAACCTGTT GTTAATAGAGACCCCATATCAAATGAAATGCTGAAGATGCGTCAGCAATTAGAATTTCTGCAAGCTGAACTTTGTGCCCGTGGTGGAGGCGTTTCATTTGATGAAATACAG GTTCTCAAGGACAGAATTGCTTGGTTGGAGGCTACTAATGAGGAGCTGTGTCGGGAACTAAATGAGTTTCGCACAAGAGGCGGTCCAGTTGAGCAATACACCGATAATGTTAAA GTTGGAACCAATGGTGCCATGAAAAGTGAAGGCCTTAAACGGGGTTTGCAAAGTATTGAGCCATGCGACTATCAGATGAGTGAAAGCA GTGATTCTGGTGATATTGATGAAGATACAGCAAAGGAGTTGGAACATACATATTTGCAGAATAGCATGGATAAAGAGTTGAGTGAATTAAATCGGCAGTTGGAGAAGAAAGAG TCGGAGATGAAATTATTCGGAGGATATGACACCACCGCTCTTAAGCAACACTTTGGAAAGAAATTGATGGAACTTGAAGAGGAAAAAAGGACTGTGCAG CTCGAGAGGGATCGGCTGTTGGCAGAAGTTGAAAACCTTTCTGCTAATACTGACGGGCATGCACAGAAAATGCAAGATGTCCATTCACAGAAACTAAAACTTCTTGAATCTCAG ATACAAGACCTTAAGAAGAAACAAGAGAATCAGGTTCAGCTTTTAAAACAGAAACAGAAGAGTGATGAAGCAGCAAAAAAGTTGCAAGATGAAATACAATGCATGAAGGCTCAGAAG GTTCAACTGCAAAACAAGATTAAGCAAGAAAGTGAACAGTTTCGACAATGGAAGGCATCCCGAGAGAAGGAATTACTACAG TTGAGGAAGGAGGGAAGAAGAAACGAGTATGAAAGACATAAACTGCAAGCACTGAACCAGCGGCAGAAAATG gTTCTTCAAAGGAAGACTGAAGAAGCTGCAATGGCTACCAAGAGGCTGAAAGAATTGCTTGAAGCACGCAAATCTTCAGCTCGTGAAAACTCTG TGACAACCAACGGGAATGGAGTTAATGGGCAG aGCAACGAAAAGTCCTTGCAGAGATGGCTTGAGCATGAGCTTGAAGTCATGGTCAATGTTCATGAAGTTCGTTATGAGTATGAGAAGCAAAGTGAAGT ACGAGCTGCATTGGCAGAAGAGTTGGCTGTTTTGAGACAAGTTGATGAATTTGCTTCGAAGGGAGTAAGCCCTCCTAGAGGGAAAAATGGCCTTTCCAG GGCATCTTCAATGTCACCAAACGCAAGAATGTCAAGAATTGCTTCTCTTGAGAGCATGCTAAGTATATCATCGAACTCACTTGTTGCAATGGCTTCACAGCTTTCAGAAGCAGAAGAACGAGAGCGTGGTGTCGTTAGTCGTGGCCGCTGGAATCAGCTACGTTCTATGGGAGAGGCAAAAGGCCTGCTTCAGATTATGTTCAATCATCTTGGCGATGCAAG GTGCGAACTGTGGGAAAAGGACATCGAGATCAAAGAGATGAAAGAGCAAATGAAGGAACTTGTGGGATTACTGCGACAAAGTGAAGTCAGAAGGAAGGAAATGGAGAAAGAGCTTAAATTGAGAGAGCAATCTGTTGCTACTGCACTGTCGACACCACCATAC GGAAATTCTCTCAAACACATAGCTGATGACATGAGTGGTCCATTGTCTCCGATTCCAGTACCAGCACAGAAGCAACTTAAATATACAGCGGGGATTGCTAATGGTTCGTGTACAGAGTCAGCAGCATTCGCGGACCAAACGCGGAAG ATGGTGCCTATTGGCCAGTTATCAATGAAAAAACTAGCCCTCGTTGGACATGGTGGGAAACTCTGGAGATGGAAGAGGAGTCATCATCAATGGCTATTACAGTTCAAATGGAAGTGGCAAAAACCGTGGAAACTCTCAGAATTAATTAGACACAGCGATGAAACAATCATGAGAGCCAGGCCCCGTCCACAACCTATTTCTGATATTATGTACAGAAATGGTCACTAG